A genomic segment from Streptomyces sp. NBC_00459 encodes:
- a CDS encoding 2-oxoacid:ferredoxin oxidoreductase subunit beta, which translates to MAETSTEGAGTGSIEALTLVPKAEARQSMKDFKSDQEVRWCPGCGDYAVLAAVQGFMPELGLARENIVFVSGIGCSSRFPYYMNTYGMHSIHGRAPAIATGLASSRRDLSVWVVTGDGDALSIGGNHLIHALRRNVNLKILLFNNRIYGLTKGQYSPTSEVGKITKSTPMGSLDAPFNPVSLAIGAEASFVARTVDSDRKHLTSVLREAAAHPGTALVEIYQNCNIFNDGAFEVLKDRQQAEEAVIRLEHGQPIRFGADGAKGVVRDRATGDLKVVAVTADNEGDVLVHDARSASPTTAFALSRLADPDTLHHTPIGVFRSVDRPVYDTQMAEQLDTAIVQNGKGDLSALLAGGDTWTVVG; encoded by the coding sequence ATGGCTGAGACGTCCACGGAAGGCGCCGGTACCGGCTCGATCGAGGCACTCACTCTGGTGCCCAAGGCCGAGGCCAGGCAGTCCATGAAGGACTTCAAGTCCGACCAGGAAGTGCGCTGGTGCCCCGGCTGCGGGGACTACGCGGTCCTCGCCGCCGTGCAGGGCTTCATGCCCGAACTGGGGCTGGCGCGGGAGAACATCGTCTTCGTGTCCGGGATCGGGTGCTCCTCCCGCTTCCCGTACTACATGAACACCTACGGGATGCATTCGATTCACGGGCGGGCACCCGCCATCGCGACCGGGCTCGCCTCGTCGCGGCGCGATCTGTCCGTCTGGGTGGTCACCGGTGACGGCGACGCGCTCTCCATCGGCGGCAACCATCTGATCCATGCCCTGCGGCGCAACGTGAACCTCAAGATCCTGCTCTTCAACAACCGGATCTACGGGCTGACCAAGGGCCAGTACAGCCCGACGTCGGAGGTCGGCAAGATCACCAAGTCGACGCCGATGGGGTCGCTGGACGCGCCCTTCAACCCGGTGTCGCTGGCGATCGGCGCCGAGGCGTCCTTCGTCGCCCGGACCGTCGACTCCGACCGCAAGCACCTCACGAGCGTGCTGCGCGAGGCCGCGGCCCACCCCGGTACGGCGCTCGTCGAGATCTACCAGAACTGCAACATCTTCAACGACGGCGCCTTCGAGGTCCTCAAGGACCGGCAGCAGGCCGAGGAGGCGGTGATCCGGCTGGAGCACGGACAGCCGATCCGGTTCGGGGCCGACGGCGCCAAGGGTGTCGTACGGGACCGGGCGACCGGTGATCTGAAGGTGGTCGCCGTCACCGCCGACAACGAGGGCGACGTGCTTGTGCACGACGCGCGCTCCGCGTCCCCGACCACGGCGTTCGCGCTCTCCCGGCTCGCCGACCCGGACACCCTGCACCACACGCCGATCGGCGTCTTCCGCTCGGTCGACCGGCCCGTCTACGACACACAGATGGCCGAGCAGCTCGACACCGCGATCGTCCAGAACGGCAAGGGCGACCTGAGCGCGCTGCTCGCCGGCGGCGACACCTGGACCGTCGTCGGATAA
- a CDS encoding M28 family metallopeptidase, protein MKLSVPGRAAATAVAVTVLASTALLTTGSAAGAAPAPDSAPAVKLAAAPDLPLANVKAHLTQLQSIATANGGNRAHGRTGYRASLDYAKAKLDAAGFTTTIQQFTASGRTGYNLIADWPGGDTNQVIMAGSHLDSVTAGAGINDNGSGSAAVLEIALAVSRAQYQPTKHLRFGWWGAEELGMVGSRYYVNNLSSANRSRIKGYLNFDMIGSPNPGYFVYDDDPTIEQTFKDYYAGIGIATEIETEGDGRSDHAPFKNVGIPVGGLFSGADYIKTAAQATKWGGTSGQAFDRCYHSSCDTTANINDTALDRNSDAAAYAVWELSE, encoded by the coding sequence ATGAAGCTCTCGGTTCCCGGACGCGCCGCAGCCACCGCTGTGGCCGTCACCGTGCTCGCCTCCACCGCGCTCCTCACCACGGGCTCGGCGGCCGGCGCGGCCCCCGCCCCCGACTCCGCGCCGGCGGTCAAGCTCGCCGCCGCGCCCGACCTGCCCCTGGCCAACGTCAAGGCACACCTGACCCAGTTGCAGTCCATAGCCACCGCCAACGGCGGCAACCGGGCCCACGGCAGAACCGGCTACCGTGCCTCGCTCGACTACGCGAAGGCCAAACTGGACGCGGCCGGATTCACCACCACCATCCAGCAGTTCACCGCGTCCGGCCGTACCGGCTACAACCTGATCGCCGACTGGCCCGGTGGCGACACCAACCAGGTGATCATGGCGGGCTCGCACCTCGACAGCGTGACCGCTGGCGCCGGCATCAACGACAACGGCAGTGGCTCGGCGGCCGTCCTGGAGATCGCGCTCGCCGTCTCGCGCGCCCAGTACCAGCCCACCAAGCATCTGAGATTCGGCTGGTGGGGGGCGGAGGAGCTGGGCATGGTCGGGTCCCGGTACTACGTCAACAACCTCTCCTCCGCGAACCGTTCACGCATCAAGGGCTATCTGAACTTCGACATGATCGGCTCGCCGAACCCCGGCTACTTCGTCTACGACGACGACCCGACCATCGAGCAGACCTTCAAGGACTACTACGCGGGCATCGGCATCGCGACCGAGATCGAGACCGAGGGCGACGGCCGCTCCGACCACGCGCCCTTCAAGAACGTGGGCATACCCGTCGGCGGTCTGTTCAGCGGCGCCGACTACATCAAGACGGCGGCACAGGCGACCAAGTGGGGCGGTACCTCGGGCCAGGCGTTCGACCGCTGCTACCACTCGTCCTGCGACACGACCGCCAACATCAACGACACCGCCCTCGACCGCAACAGTGACGCGGCCGCGTACGCCGTGTGGGAGCTGTCGGAGTAA
- a CDS encoding amidase → MTDLLISEIAAAVRAREVTAVDVVTAALARITAVEPELCAFAEVWGETAVRRAREVDERVAAGERLPLAGVPVAVKGRYGERAADAVRLTAAGCVPLGATSVPAPGAGTPWQTWGLGAGGRTVNPWRADRVPGGSSAGAAAAVAAGLVPLATGADGAGSVRIPAAWCGVFGLKSTNGSLPHPDRTRLSAPGAVARRAADLRAYWRCVAGAGGRAMDVAGGKAGIGVGDQNRVRRPLVAVWSDSLGFARTDPGPALVAHGAALRLDDAGVVRLLPPDDAPLRLDDPGPAWLALRAPDADTGDRTGGDAATAYRLRAVNDRRLAELFSRADLLLTPTTPNPPHGHEGPGDRYSTALTWAFNLSGHPAASIPAGFGPDGCPVGLQVVARHGEEEVLLRVMAEAEERAGLRAPLAR, encoded by the coding sequence ATGACGGATCTCCTGATCTCGGAAATCGCCGCCGCCGTACGGGCACGGGAAGTGACGGCCGTCGACGTCGTCACGGCCGCGCTCGCGCGGATCACCGCCGTGGAGCCGGAGTTGTGCGCGTTCGCGGAGGTGTGGGGCGAGACGGCGGTACGGCGGGCGCGCGAGGTCGACGAACGGGTCGCCGCGGGTGAGCGGTTGCCGCTCGCGGGCGTTCCGGTCGCGGTGAAGGGGCGGTACGGGGAGCGGGCGGCGGACGCGGTACGGCTGACCGCCGCCGGGTGTGTGCCGCTGGGCGCCACGTCCGTACCCGCGCCCGGGGCCGGAACTCCCTGGCAGACATGGGGACTCGGGGCCGGCGGACGAACGGTCAACCCATGGCGGGCGGACCGGGTGCCGGGCGGTTCGTCGGCCGGGGCCGCTGCGGCGGTGGCAGCGGGTCTGGTGCCGCTCGCCACCGGCGCCGACGGGGCCGGGTCCGTCCGTATCCCGGCCGCGTGGTGCGGGGTGTTCGGCCTCAAGTCGACGAACGGAAGCCTGCCGCATCCCGACCGGACACGGCTGAGCGCGCCGGGTGCGGTCGCCCGGCGGGCGGCGGACCTGAGGGCGTACTGGCGGTGCGTGGCGGGGGCCGGTGGGCGAGCGATGGATGTGGCGGGCGGTAAGGCCGGCATCGGCGTCGGCGACCAGAATCGCGTGCGACGGCCGCTTGTCGCCGTCTGGTCCGACTCGCTCGGTTTCGCCCGCACCGATCCCGGGCCCGCCCTCGTCGCGCACGGCGCCGCGCTGCGGCTCGACGACGCCGGGGTCGTACGGCTGCTGCCGCCGGACGATGCCCCCTTGCGCCTCGACGACCCGGGGCCGGCCTGGCTGGCGCTACGGGCGCCGGACGCGGACACGGGTGACCGCACAGGCGGCGACGCGGCGACGGCGTACCGGCTGCGCGCCGTCAACGACCGGCGGCTGGCGGAGTTGTTCAGCCGGGCCGACCTGCTCCTGACCCCCACCACCCCGAACCCGCCGCACGGCCACGAGGGCCCGGGCGACCGGTACTCGACCGCGCTCACCTGGGCGTTCAACCTCAGCGGGCACCCGGCGGCGAGCATCCCCGCGGGCTTCGGCCCGGACGGCTGCCCGGTCGGCCTCCAGGTGGTGGCCCGGCACGGCGAGGAGGAGGTGCTGCTCCGGGTCATGGCGGAGGCGGAGGAACGGGCGGGGCTGCGGGCACCCCTGGCCCGATAG
- a CDS encoding 2-oxoacid:acceptor oxidoreductase subunit alpha — translation MTSQVSSPAESSAEKAGSDVGAVGTVVGEQRNPAGVKDVRRLDRVIIRFAGDSGDGMQLTGDRFTSETASFGNDLSTLPNFPAEIRAPAGTLPGVSSFQLHFADHDILTPGDAPNVLVAMNPAALKANIADVPRGAEIIVNTDEFTKRAMQKVGYAASPLEDGSLDGYSLHPVPLTTLTVEALKEFALSRKEAERSKNMFALGLLSWMYHRPTEGTEKFLATKFAKKPEIAAANLAAFRAGWNFGETTEDFAVSYEVAPASTAFPTGTYRNISGNLALSYGLIAAGQQADLPLYLGSYPITPASDILHELSRHKNFGVRTFQAEDEIAGIGAALGAAFGGSLAVTTTSGPGVALKSEAIGLAVSMELPLLVVDIQRGGPSTGLPTKTEQADLLQAMFGRNGEAPVPIVAPRTPADCFDAAIEAARIALTYRTPVFLLSDGYLANGSEPWRIPEVDQLPDLRVQFAQGPNHTLDDGTEVFWPYKRDPQTLARPWAIPGTPGLEHRIGGIEKQDGTGNISYDPANHDLMVRTRQAKIDGIDVPDLTVDEPSGTANTLVLGWGSTYGPITAAVRRLRAAGQPIAQAHLRHLNPFPKNLGEVLRRYDRVVIPEMNLGQLATLIRAKYLVDAHSYNQVNGMPFKAEQLATALKEAIDG, via the coding sequence GTGACCAGCCAGGTCAGCAGTCCAGCGGAGAGTTCAGCGGAGAAGGCCGGCTCGGACGTCGGAGCCGTCGGAACCGTCGTGGGAGAGCAGCGCAATCCGGCGGGTGTGAAGGACGTACGCCGCCTCGATCGGGTGATTATTCGGTTCGCGGGGGACTCCGGGGACGGCATGCAGCTCACGGGGGACCGCTTCACCTCCGAGACCGCGTCCTTCGGGAACGATCTGTCCACTCTGCCGAACTTCCCCGCCGAGATCCGAGCGCCCGCAGGCACCCTGCCGGGCGTTTCCTCGTTCCAGCTGCATTTCGCCGACCACGACATCCTCACGCCCGGGGACGCGCCCAATGTGCTGGTCGCGATGAATCCGGCCGCGCTGAAGGCGAACATCGCCGATGTGCCGCGCGGCGCGGAGATCATCGTCAACACGGACGAGTTCACCAAGCGGGCCATGCAGAAAGTGGGGTACGCGGCCTCCCCGTTGGAGGACGGCTCGCTCGACGGGTACAGCCTGCATCCGGTGCCGCTGACCACCCTCACCGTCGAGGCCCTCAAGGAGTTCGCGCTCTCCCGCAAGGAGGCCGAGCGCAGCAAGAACATGTTCGCGCTGGGCCTGTTGAGCTGGATGTACCACCGGCCGACCGAGGGCACCGAGAAGTTTTTGGCCACGAAGTTCGCCAAGAAGCCCGAGATCGCCGCCGCCAACCTGGCCGCGTTCAGAGCCGGTTGGAACTTCGGGGAGACGACCGAGGACTTCGCGGTCAGTTACGAGGTCGCGCCGGCCTCCACCGCGTTTCCCACCGGTACCTATCGGAACATCTCGGGGAACCTGGCGCTGTCGTACGGGCTCATCGCGGCCGGTCAACAGGCCGATCTGCCGCTGTACCTGGGGTCCTACCCGATCACACCGGCCTCGGACATCCTGCACGAGCTGAGCAGACACAAGAACTTCGGTGTCCGCACCTTCCAGGCCGAGGACGAGATCGCCGGTATCGGGGCCGCGTTGGGCGCCGCCTTCGGCGGGTCGCTGGCCGTCACCACCACCTCGGGTCCCGGTGTGGCGCTGAAGTCCGAGGCGATCGGGCTGGCGGTGTCGATGGAACTGCCGTTGCTGGTCGTCGACATCCAGCGCGGCGGGCCGTCGACCGGGCTCCCGACCAAGACCGAGCAGGCCGATCTGCTGCAGGCCATGTTCGGCCGCAACGGTGAGGCCCCGGTCCCGATCGTGGCCCCGCGCACACCCGCAGACTGCTTCGACGCCGCCATCGAGGCCGCCCGTATCGCCCTCACCTACCGCACCCCGGTCTTCCTGCTCTCCGACGGGTACCTCGCCAACGGCTCCGAGCCCTGGCGCATCCCCGAGGTCGACCAACTCCCCGATCTGCGGGTGCAGTTCGCCCAGGGACCCAACCACACCCTCGACGACGGCACCGAGGTCTTCTGGCCCTACAAGCGGGACCCGCAGACCCTCGCCCGCCCCTGGGCCATCCCCGGCACACCCGGGCTCGAACACCGCATCGGTGGCATCGAGAAGCAGGACGGCACGGGCAACATCTCCTACGACCCCGCCAACCACGACCTGATGGTCCGTACCCGTCAGGCCAAGATCGACGGCATCGACGTACCGGATCTGACGGTCGACGAGCCGTCCGGCACGGCCAACACCCTGGTGCTGGGCTGGGGTTCCACCTACGGGCCGATCACCGCGGCCGTGCGCCGGCTGCGCGCGGCCGGGCAGCCGATCGCGCAGGCCCATCTGCGCCACCTCAATCCGTTCCCGAAGAATCTCGGCGAGGTGCTGCGGCGCTACGACCGTGTCGTGATCCCCGAGATGAACCTCGGCCAGCTCGCCACGCTGATCCGGGCGAAGTACCTGGTGGACGCCCACTCGTACAACCAGGTCAACGGTATGCCGTTCAAGGCCGAACAGCTCGCCACGGCTCTCAAGGAGGCCATCGATGGCTGA
- a CDS encoding winged helix-turn-helix transcriptional regulator — translation MGKAEIMGKYETVDAEGMCPHRLVLEHVTSRWGVLVLMELLERPYRFSELRRAIGRVSEKMLTQTLQTLERDGLVHRDAKPVIPPRVDYSLTDIGREAATQVKALADWTAARMPDVDQARRAYDEARAERTRAQ, via the coding sequence ATGGGCAAGGCCGAAATCATGGGCAAGTACGAGACGGTCGACGCCGAGGGCATGTGTCCGCACCGGCTGGTCCTGGAGCACGTCACCAGTCGCTGGGGTGTGCTCGTCCTCATGGAGCTGCTGGAGCGCCCGTACCGCTTCAGCGAGCTGCGCCGGGCCATCGGCAGGGTCAGCGAGAAGATGCTGACGCAGACCCTCCAGACGCTGGAGCGCGACGGACTGGTCCACCGGGACGCGAAGCCGGTCATCCCGCCGCGCGTCGACTACTCGCTCACCGACATCGGCCGTGAGGCCGCCACCCAGGTCAAGGCCCTGGCCGACTGGACGGCGGCGCGCATGCCTGACGTGGACCAGGCCCGCCGGGCGTACGACGAGGCCCGGGCCGAAAGGACCCGGGCCCAGTAG
- a CDS encoding NAD(P)H-binding protein, protein MSIVVTGATGHLGRHVVEQLLEKVPADQITAVVRDAEKASGFAARGVKIAVADYNEPGTFDGVIAAGDKVLLISGNEFDKGRVGQHQVVIDAAKAADAALLAYTSAPGSLSAALADDHRGTEAAILASGVTYSLLRNGWYNENYTEQLPVALEHGVTQAAGEGRVASASRADYAAAAVAVLTGEGHENSTYELSGDTNWSFAEYAAEVSKQSGKDVAYNAVSVEVFTGILAGVGLPEALAGILAGVDASIEKGELAGTPGDLSRLTGRPTTPIAESIAAALKA, encoded by the coding sequence ATGAGCATCGTCGTCACCGGAGCCACCGGCCACCTCGGTCGTCACGTGGTCGAGCAGCTGCTGGAGAAGGTTCCGGCCGACCAGATCACCGCCGTCGTGCGCGACGCGGAGAAGGCCTCCGGCTTCGCGGCCCGCGGTGTGAAGATCGCGGTCGCCGACTACAACGAGCCCGGGACCTTCGACGGCGTCATAGCCGCCGGTGACAAGGTGCTGCTCATCTCCGGCAACGAGTTCGACAAGGGCCGGGTCGGCCAGCACCAGGTCGTCATCGACGCCGCCAAGGCCGCGGATGCCGCGCTGCTCGCGTACACCAGCGCCCCGGGCTCCCTGTCGGCCGCTCTCGCCGACGACCACAGGGGCACCGAGGCGGCGATCCTCGCCTCCGGCGTCACGTACTCGCTGCTGCGCAACGGCTGGTACAACGAGAACTACACCGAGCAGCTGCCCGTCGCCCTTGAGCACGGCGTCACCCAGGCCGCCGGTGAGGGCCGGGTCGCCTCCGCCTCACGCGCCGACTACGCCGCCGCCGCTGTCGCGGTGCTGACCGGCGAGGGCCACGAGAACTCGACGTACGAGCTGAGCGGCGACACCAACTGGAGCTTCGCCGAGTACGCGGCCGAGGTGTCCAAGCAGTCCGGCAAGGACGTCGCCTACAACGCGGTCTCCGTCGAGGTCTTCACCGGCATCCTGGCCGGCGTCGGCCTGCCCGAGGCCCTCGCCGGGATCCTCGCGGGCGTGGACGCGTCGATCGAGAAGGGCGAGCTGGCCGGCACCCCCGGCGACCTGTCCCGTCTGACCGGCCGCCCGACCACGCCGATCGCCGAGTCGATCGCCGCCGCACTCAAGGCCTGA
- a CDS encoding ABC transporter permease produces the protein MSQVETSAPKERGEPRDKSQLTVGRRTTFLGALFRNELLTTFRRWRTLALLGVLAAVPILVGTAVKIETDDGSSAGPAGGGGPAFISQISNNGLFLVFTALAATLPFFLPMAVGVIAGDAIAGESSAGTLRYLLVAPAGRTRLLLTKYATTLTFCLVATLVVAISALTVGAFLFPLGDLMTISGTSISFTEGLGRALLIALVVAASLMGVAALGLFVSTVTSSGIAAMATTVGLLITVQILDQIPQLSALQPYFFSHYWLSFADLMREPVYWDDLVKNLGIQALYAAVFGSAAWARFTTKDITA, from the coding sequence ATGTCGCAGGTTGAGACGAGCGCCCCCAAGGAGCGCGGGGAACCGCGCGACAAGTCACAACTGACCGTTGGCCGCCGAACGACCTTCCTCGGCGCTCTCTTCCGCAACGAACTTCTCACCACGTTCCGTCGCTGGCGCACCCTCGCACTGCTCGGCGTACTGGCGGCGGTACCGATCCTCGTCGGCACAGCGGTCAAGATCGAGACGGACGACGGTTCCTCGGCCGGCCCCGCCGGAGGCGGCGGCCCCGCGTTCATCTCGCAGATCAGCAACAACGGTCTGTTCCTGGTGTTCACGGCGCTGGCCGCGACCCTCCCCTTCTTCCTCCCGATGGCCGTCGGCGTCATCGCGGGTGACGCGATCGCCGGCGAGTCGAGCGCGGGCACGCTCCGCTATCTGCTGGTCGCCCCGGCCGGCCGTACTCGCCTGCTCCTCACCAAGTACGCGACCACGCTGACGTTCTGCCTGGTGGCGACGCTGGTGGTGGCGATATCGGCGCTCACGGTCGGCGCGTTCCTCTTCCCGCTCGGCGACCTGATGACGATCTCCGGCACGAGCATCAGCTTCACGGAGGGCCTCGGCCGGGCGCTGCTGATCGCACTGGTCGTCGCCGCGTCACTGATGGGGGTGGCGGCTCTCGGCCTGTTCGTCTCCACCGTGACGAGCAGCGGCATCGCGGCGATGGCGACGACCGTCGGGCTGCTCATCACCGTCCAGATCCTCGACCAGATACCCCAACTGAGCGCACTCCAGCCGTACTTCTTCTCCCACTACTGGCTGTCCTTCGCCGACCTGATGCGCGAACCGGTCTACTGGGACGACCTGGTGAAGAACCTCGGCATCCAGGCCCTGTACGCGGCGGTGTTCGGCTCGGCGGCCTGGGCGCGGTTCACGACGAAGGACATCACTGCTTGA
- the rarD gene encoding EamA family transporter RarD, which yields MAGKPTSEQRTGLLNGFAAYGMWGLVPLFWPLLKPSGAVEILAHRMVWSLAVVGIALLALRRWAWAGELLRQPRRLALVAVAAAFITVNWGVYIWAVNTGHVVEASLGYFINPLVTIAMGVLLLKERLRPVQWTAVGVCLAAVLVLTIGYGRPPWISLCLAFSFATYGLVKKKINLGGVESLAAETAVLFLPALAYLLWLGGRGEATFGAHGAGHAALLAATGIVTALPLVCFGAAAIRVPLSTLGLLQYLAPVFQFLLGILYFHEAMPPERWAGFALVWLALILLTWDALRAARRGARALRTAADPVLVPPTVEATQDVRG from the coding sequence GTGGCCGGCAAGCCGACGAGCGAACAGCGCACAGGTCTGCTGAACGGCTTCGCGGCATACGGGATGTGGGGCCTCGTCCCGCTCTTCTGGCCGCTGCTGAAGCCGTCCGGGGCGGTCGAGATCCTGGCCCACCGGATGGTGTGGTCCCTCGCCGTCGTCGGTATCGCCCTGCTGGCGCTGCGCCGTTGGGCCTGGGCGGGCGAGTTGCTGCGGCAACCGCGACGGCTGGCACTGGTCGCGGTCGCCGCGGCGTTCATCACGGTCAACTGGGGTGTCTACATCTGGGCCGTGAACACCGGGCACGTGGTCGAGGCCTCGCTCGGCTACTTCATCAACCCGCTCGTCACCATCGCCATGGGCGTGCTCCTGCTGAAGGAGCGGCTGCGGCCGGTGCAGTGGACCGCGGTCGGCGTCTGCCTGGCCGCCGTACTCGTCCTGACGATCGGCTACGGCCGGCCGCCCTGGATCTCCCTCTGCCTTGCCTTCTCCTTCGCCACGTACGGCCTGGTGAAGAAGAAGATCAACCTGGGCGGGGTGGAGTCGCTGGCCGCCGAGACCGCGGTCCTTTTCCTGCCCGCGCTGGCGTATCTGCTGTGGCTGGGCGGCCGGGGCGAGGCGACCTTCGGCGCACATGGCGCCGGGCACGCCGCCCTCCTCGCGGCGACCGGCATCGTGACCGCACTCCCGCTGGTCTGCTTCGGCGCGGCGGCGATCCGGGTGCCGTTGTCGACGCTGGGCCTGCTCCAGTACCTGGCCCCCGTCTTCCAGTTCCTCCTGGGCATCCTCTACTTCCACGAGGCCATGCCGCCGGAGCGCTGGGCCGGGTTCGCGCTGGTGTGGCTCGCCCTGATCCTGCTGACGTGGGACGCGCTGCGGGCGGCCCGGCGGGGAGCTCGGGCGCTCAGGACAGCGGCCGACCCGGTCCTCGTTCCGCCGACGGTGGAGGCCACTCAGGACGTACGCGGCTGA
- a CDS encoding VOC family protein → MTQTPAHDAPTPVHWKLVIDCADPHAQADFWAAALAYTVEDHSALVERLLGLGAVPPELTVEAHGRRAWRDLAAVRHPGDPYQEESGTGLGRRLLFQRVPEPKTGKNRLHLDLHPGPERRVAEVERLTGLGASVLREVREAGGEWVVMADPEGNEFCLH, encoded by the coding sequence ATGACACAGACACCCGCACACGACGCCCCCACCCCCGTGCACTGGAAGCTGGTCATCGACTGCGCGGACCCGCACGCGCAGGCCGACTTCTGGGCCGCCGCCCTCGCGTACACGGTCGAGGACCACAGCGCGCTGGTCGAACGCCTGCTGGGTCTCGGCGCCGTACCGCCCGAGCTGACCGTCGAGGCGCACGGGCGCCGCGCCTGGCGGGACCTGGCCGCCGTACGGCATCCCGGTGACCCGTACCAGGAGGAGAGCGGGACGGGCCTCGGGCGGCGGCTGCTCTTCCAGCGTGTACCGGAGCCGAAGACGGGCAAGAACCGGCTCCACCTAGATCTGCACCCGGGCCCGGAGCGGCGGGTGGCCGAGGTCGAGCGGCTGACAGGGCTGGGGGCGAGCGTGCTGCGGGAGGTACGGGAGGCGGGCGGCGAGTGGGTGGTGATGGCGGATCCCGAGGGGAACGAGTTCTGCCTTCACTAG
- a CDS encoding ABC transporter ATP-binding protein, which produces MEEPSATEPQKVDRDDDDAVIVTRALTKRYRGGQLAVDALDLTVPAGSVFGFLGPNGSGKTTTIRMLMGLIEPTSGTARVLGQPMPRATRAVLPHVGALIEGPALYGFLSGRDNLARYDAADPTADPRTRRTRVAAALDRVGLTAAAGKKAKAYSLGMKQRLGLAAALLQPRRLLVLDEPTNGLDPQGMREIRSLVRELALDGTTVFLSSHLLDEIEQVCTHAAVMAQGRLITQGPVSELAAGARGRLVVTTPDAADAARVLKEQGVGDVVVTENRDRVTGEVPDGERELADLNAALVGAGVRVRGFGVERASLEDAFVALTGEGFDVAG; this is translated from the coding sequence ATGGAGGAACCGTCCGCCACGGAGCCGCAGAAGGTGGACCGGGATGACGACGACGCGGTCATCGTCACCCGTGCCCTCACCAAGCGCTACCGCGGCGGACAGCTCGCCGTCGACGCTCTCGATCTCACCGTCCCGGCGGGCAGCGTCTTCGGTTTCCTCGGGCCCAACGGCTCCGGCAAGACGACGACCATCCGCATGCTGATGGGCCTGATCGAGCCGACGTCGGGCACGGCGCGGGTGCTGGGGCAGCCGATGCCCCGCGCCACCCGCGCCGTCCTGCCCCACGTCGGCGCACTCATCGAGGGGCCCGCTCTGTACGGCTTCCTCTCGGGCCGCGACAACCTCGCACGGTACGACGCCGCCGACCCGACCGCCGATCCGCGCACCCGGCGTACACGCGTCGCGGCGGCGCTGGACCGGGTGGGCCTGACGGCCGCCGCAGGCAAGAAGGCGAAGGCGTACTCGCTGGGCATGAAACAGCGGCTCGGTCTCGCCGCGGCACTGCTCCAGCCCCGTCGGCTGCTCGTCCTCGACGAGCCGACGAACGGGCTGGACCCACAGGGGATGCGTGAAATCCGCTCCCTGGTAAGGGAGTTGGCGTTGGACGGCACCACCGTCTTCCTCTCCTCCCACCTTCTCGACGAGATCGAGCAGGTCTGTACGCACGCGGCCGTGATGGCACAGGGGCGGCTGATCACCCAGGGCCCGGTGTCCGAGTTGGCCGCCGGGGCCCGCGGCCGGCTGGTCGTGACGACGCCCGACGCGGCGGACGCGGCCCGCGTACTCAAGGAACAGGGCGTCGGCGACGTGGTCGTGACCGAGAACCGGGACCGGGTGACCGGCGAGGTGCCGGACGGCGAGCGCGAACTCGCCGATCTGAACGCCGCGTTGGTCGGCGCGGGCGTCCGCGTCCGGGGCTTCGGCGTCGAACGGGCGTCCCTGGAGGACGCGTTCGTGGCGCTGACGGGGGAGGGCTTCGATGTCGCAGGTTGA
- a CDS encoding flavodoxin family protein encodes MNRSFLFLLGSSRSDGNTEALARRAAEQLPADVEQRWLSLAEHPLPDFEDLRHDADHVRPTGNNAALLLDATLAATDIVIASPLYWYSVSASVKRYLDHWSGWLRTPGLDFKDTLAGRTLWGVTVLAAPEQTFADPLVGTLSNSAAYMEMRFGGVLLGNGSKPGDVLNDTDALTRAKTFFDSGFKQ; translated from the coding sequence ATGAACCGCAGCTTTCTCTTCCTGCTGGGCAGCAGCCGCAGCGACGGCAACACCGAGGCGCTGGCCCGCCGGGCCGCCGAACAACTGCCCGCCGATGTCGAGCAGCGCTGGCTGAGTCTCGCCGAGCACCCGCTGCCCGACTTCGAGGACCTGCGTCACGACGCGGACCATGTCCGGCCCACCGGGAACAACGCGGCTCTTCTGCTCGACGCCACGCTCGCGGCCACGGACATCGTGATCGCCTCGCCGCTGTACTGGTACTCGGTCTCCGCCTCCGTGAAGCGCTACCTCGACCACTGGTCGGGCTGGCTGCGCACACCCGGTCTGGACTTCAAGGACACCCTCGCCGGGCGCACCCTGTGGGGCGTCACCGTCCTCGCGGCGCCGGAGCAGACGTTCGCCGACCCGCTGGTCGGCACGCTCAGCAACTCGGCCGCCTATATGGAGATGCGGTTCGGCGGGGTGCTGCTCGGCAACGGGAGCAAGCCCGGTGACGTACTGAACGACACCGACGCGCTCACCCGCGCGAAGACGTTCTTCGACTCCGGGTTCAAGCAGTGA